In Natronomonas halophila, one DNA window encodes the following:
- the nosZ gene encoding TAT-dependent nitrous-oxide reductase — MILPNLGMERRDFMKAGAVAGALGGLAGCTGMLDDNSGGQTTNGAPNAHVPPGELDEYYAFLSGGHSGDIRVLGLPSMREIMKIPVFNHESARGYGFDDKSREMLEEAGGYTWGDTHHPRVSQTDNDYDGRWAFVNDKANGRMARIDLQYFETDAICNIPNQQGTHGACCVLPDTKYVIGVGEFRAPIPNDGRDVDDPSEYGSVFAAINPETMNVEWEVLVDGNMDNGDGGKEGKWFFTTGYNSEEGVTESEMTRSDRDMVKAFNIPAIEAAVEAGNYETINEVPVVDGRQDSSLNQGDDPIVKYIPTPKSPHGVSVTPDNKYAIASGKLDPTASVIDIEALDEVSDPEEAIVGRPRLGMGPLHTAYDGRGHAYTTLFIDSQVVKWDIEAAVEAEAMSEDPVVEKIDVHYNPGHLIASESYTSDPEGDWLISLNKLSKDRFLPVGPMHPENDQLIYIGDDENGMELVKDKPSYAEPHDASIVQADKIEPAKVYDPEDIDLEYTGAGDETIERVADDRVEVKMYSMRNEFGFPEITVKEGDTVEMQVTNIEQTSDILHSLVIPEHDINIKMAPQETTKVTFEADDPGVYWMYCGFFCSALHLEMRSRLIVQPED, encoded by the coding sequence ATGATACTCCCCAACCTGGGGATGGAACGACGTGACTTCATGAAAGCCGGTGCGGTCGCCGGGGCGCTCGGCGGGCTGGCCGGCTGTACCGGCATGCTCGACGACAACTCGGGCGGCCAGACCACGAACGGCGCGCCCAATGCCCACGTCCCGCCGGGCGAACTCGACGAGTACTACGCGTTCCTCAGCGGTGGCCACTCCGGGGACATCCGCGTTCTCGGCCTGCCGTCGATGCGGGAAATCATGAAGATTCCCGTGTTCAACCACGAGAGCGCACGCGGATACGGCTTCGACGACAAGAGCCGTGAGATGCTCGAAGAGGCGGGCGGTTACACCTGGGGTGACACCCACCACCCGCGTGTCAGCCAGACGGACAACGATTACGACGGCCGCTGGGCCTTCGTCAACGACAAGGCCAACGGCCGGATGGCCCGTATCGACCTGCAGTACTTCGAGACGGACGCCATCTGTAACATCCCGAACCAGCAGGGGACCCACGGCGCCTGTTGTGTCCTCCCGGACACCAAGTACGTCATCGGCGTCGGGGAGTTCCGCGCGCCCATCCCGAACGACGGCCGCGACGTCGACGACCCCTCCGAGTACGGTTCGGTCTTCGCCGCCATCAACCCCGAGACGATGAACGTCGAGTGGGAGGTGCTGGTCGACGGCAACATGGACAACGGGGACGGCGGCAAGGAGGGCAAGTGGTTCTTCACCACCGGCTACAACAGCGAGGAGGGGGTCACCGAATCGGAGATGACCCGCTCGGACCGCGACATGGTGAAGGCCTTCAACATCCCCGCCATCGAGGCGGCCGTCGAGGCCGGCAACTACGAGACCATCAACGAGGTGCCGGTCGTCGACGGGCGACAGGACAGCTCGCTGAACCAGGGCGACGACCCCATCGTGAAGTACATCCCGACGCCGAAGAGCCCCCACGGGGTCAGCGTCACGCCGGACAACAAGTACGCCATCGCGAGCGGTAAACTCGACCCGACGGCGTCGGTCATCGACATCGAGGCTCTCGACGAGGTCAGCGACCCCGAAGAGGCCATCGTCGGCCGTCCGCGCCTCGGCATGGGGCCGCTCCACACCGCCTACGACGGCCGCGGCCACGCGTACACGACGCTGTTCATCGACTCGCAGGTCGTCAAGTGGGACATCGAGGCGGCCGTCGAGGCCGAGGCCATGTCCGAGGACCCGGTCGTCGAGAAGATCGACGTCCACTACAACCCCGGCCACCTCATCGCCTCGGAGTCCTACACGTCCGACCCCGAGGGCGACTGGCTCATCTCGCTGAACAAGCTCTCGAAGGACCGGTTCCTCCCGGTCGGGCCGATGCACCCCGAGAACGACCAGCTCATCTACATCGGCGACGACGAGAACGGGATGGAACTGGTCAAGGACAAGCCGTCGTACGCCGAGCCGCACGACGCGTCCATCGTCCAGGCCGACAAGATCGAGCCCGCCAAGGTCTACGACCCCGAGGACATCGACCTCGAATACACGGGTGCGGGCGACGAGACCATCGAGCGGGTCGCCGACGACCGCGTCGAGGTGAAGATGTACTCGATGCGCAACGAGTTCGGCTTCCCCGAAATCACGGTCAAGGAGGGTGACACCGTCGAGATGCAGGTGACCAACATCGAGCAGACCAGCGACATCCTGCACTCGCTCGTCATCCCCGAACACGACATCAACATCAAGATGGCGCCGCAGGAGACCACGAAGGTGACCTTCGAGGCCGACGACCCCGGGGTCTACTGGATGTACTGTGGGTTCTTCTGCAGCGCACTCCACCTGGAGATGCGCTCGCGCCTCATCGTCCAGCCGGAGGACTGA
- a CDS encoding TIGR04053 family radical SAM/SPASM domain-containing protein, producing MTAKPPVSPSAIDTDQRPFVLVWEVTQACELACDHCRADARPGRYPDELTTEEGKRLLEEAADFGDGQLVVLSGGDPLLRDDLVDLVDYGTDLGLRMTLTPSGTTSLTREVLEDLKAAGLQRLALSIDGPKEVHDAFRGEEGSFRQTVDAAIIARELGLPVQINTTVCEATVSTLPAVRDLVAELDAVLWSVFFLVPVGRGRLLENVTSQRAESVLEWLDEISEDAPFGVKTTEAPHYRRVSLQRNGDPTAAPDNDAIGRRGGIIAGDGFAFVSHTGEVYPSGFLPKPAGDVREDGLVDTYQNAPLFQRLRDRDELQGKCGACEFRHVCGGSRSRAYAATGDPLGSDPLCGYYPEGYEPEDAEAAPYEG from the coding sequence ATGACCGCGAAGCCACCCGTCTCCCCGTCGGCCATCGACACCGACCAGCGCCCGTTCGTCCTCGTCTGGGAGGTGACACAGGCCTGCGAACTCGCCTGTGACCACTGTCGGGCGGACGCCCGACCGGGTCGTTACCCCGACGAACTGACGACCGAGGAGGGCAAGCGACTGCTCGAGGAGGCCGCCGACTTCGGCGACGGGCAGTTGGTCGTCCTCTCGGGCGGGGACCCCCTGCTCCGCGATGACCTCGTCGACCTCGTCGACTACGGCACCGACCTCGGCCTCCGGATGACGCTCACCCCGAGCGGGACGACCTCGCTGACCCGCGAGGTACTGGAGGACCTCAAAGCGGCGGGCCTCCAGCGACTCGCGCTCAGCATCGACGGCCCGAAGGAGGTCCACGACGCCTTCCGCGGCGAGGAGGGCAGTTTCCGGCAGACGGTCGACGCCGCAATCATCGCTCGCGAACTCGGCCTGCCGGTCCAGATCAACACCACCGTCTGCGAGGCGACGGTCAGCACGCTGCCGGCGGTCCGTGACCTCGTCGCCGAACTCGACGCCGTGCTGTGGTCGGTCTTCTTCCTCGTGCCGGTCGGCCGCGGCCGCCTTCTGGAGAACGTCACCTCCCAGCGGGCCGAGAGCGTCCTCGAATGGCTCGACGAGATTTCGGAGGACGCCCCCTTCGGCGTGAAGACGACCGAAGCGCCCCACTACCGGCGGGTCTCCCTCCAGCGGAACGGTGACCCGACCGCCGCGCCCGACAACGACGCCATCGGTCGCCGGGGCGGCATCATCGCCGGCGACGGCTTCGCCTTCGTCTCGCATACGGGCGAGGTGTATCCGTCCGGCTTCCTGCCGAAACCGGCGGGCGACGTCCGCGAGGACGGCCTCGTGGACACCTACCAAAACGCGCCCCTCTTCCAGCGACTCCGGGACCGCGACGAGTTGCAGGGGAAATGCGGGGCCTGTGAGTTCCGCCACGTCTGCGGCGGCAGTCGCTCCCGGGCCTACGCCGCGACCGGCGACCCGCTCGGCAGCGACCCGCTCTGTGGGTATTATCCCGAAGGCTACGAGCCGGAGGACGCCGAAGCCGCCCCGTACGAGGGGTGA
- a CDS encoding SCP2 sterol-binding domain-containing protein, whose product MAQANDAVYFPSQAWFAEYEEQINDHDAYAEAASDWGVGFNGDFIFEMRDMPIDELDTEAMPESLRSDIEEYVQQEGEEYVGYGYLGLEGGECTEAYLVESEDDVDAGFKLTADNDTWKDLINGDIGAVDGIMSGSFDIDGDMQKVMQYSQAAVHLTESATRIDAEYADETFQN is encoded by the coding sequence ATGGCACAAGCAAACGACGCGGTTTACTTCCCGAGCCAGGCGTGGTTCGCCGAGTACGAAGAACAGATCAACGACCACGACGCCTACGCCGAAGCCGCCTCCGACTGGGGCGTCGGCTTCAACGGCGATTTCATCTTCGAGATGCGGGACATGCCCATCGACGAACTCGACACCGAGGCGATGCCCGAGAGCCTCCGGAGCGACATCGAGGAGTACGTCCAACAGGAAGGCGAGGAGTACGTCGGGTACGGCTATCTCGGCCTCGAAGGCGGCGAGTGCACCGAGGCCTACCTCGTCGAGAGCGAAGACGACGTCGACGCTGGCTTCAAACTCACCGCCGACAACGACACCTGGAAGGACCTCATCAACGGCGACATCGGCGCCGTCGACGGCATCATGTCCGGTTCCTTCGACATCGACGGCGACATGCAGAAGGTGATGCAGTATTCGCAGGCCGCCGTCCACCTCACCGAATCCGCAACCCGCATCGACGCCGAATACGCCGACGAGACGTTCCAGAACTAA
- a CDS encoding DUF2249 domain-containing protein, translating to MSDTTLDVRDVPPAERHPKIHDAFVDLDSGEELVIVNDHDPKPLFYEFEAEVDDFDADGYAVEQEAENRFVARFPKR from the coding sequence ATGTCCGACACCACCCTCGACGTCCGCGACGTACCGCCGGCCGAACGCCACCCGAAGATTCACGACGCCTTCGTCGACCTCGATTCCGGCGAGGAACTCGTCATCGTCAACGACCACGACCCCAAGCCCCTCTTCTACGAGTTCGAGGCCGAAGTCGACGACTTCGATGCGGACGGCTACGCGGTCGAACAGGAAGCCGAAAATCGGTTCGTCGCCCGGTTCCCGAAACGATAG
- a CDS encoding DUF2249 domain-containing protein, protein MPAIETERVVDVRTVKDPPFDAILAALGDLTAEPVVVIDSAEPAALYDALAGRDLSYRTIRRDGDWHVRITAEESGRATDPRSRTDRRSRIDHDRDRAESIADLANPELL, encoded by the coding sequence ATGCCAGCCATCGAAACCGAACGCGTCGTCGACGTCCGGACGGTCAAGGACCCGCCGTTCGACGCCATACTCGCGGCGCTTGGCGACCTGACGGCCGAGCCGGTCGTCGTCATCGACAGCGCCGAACCGGCGGCGCTGTACGACGCCCTCGCCGGTCGGGACCTGTCGTATCGGACGATTCGACGCGACGGGGACTGGCATGTCCGCATCACCGCCGAGGAGAGCGGCCGAGCGACCGACCCGCGCTCCCGCACGGACCGACGTTCCCGCATCGACCACGACCGCGACCGCGCCGAATCGATAGCCGACCTCGCGAACCCCGAACTACTCTAA
- the nosD gene encoding nitrous oxide reductase family maturation protein NosD — translation MSAPGRTAELGFLLAVVGMLVMSATAPFVVAAPDADAEESFDLDIDRSYEAPEVPEESTATVDGETYETAQAAVDAADPGETVVLEGRFAENLSINTSGVTVAAGPEGAAIDGGGEGNVVVVRGESVTLDGLWIRNSGYEAGGEDSGVYIAKTANETTLRGLYLSEITFGVWVNGADEVTVADSRIEGREDVERRTDRGNGINLWETEDTVIHGNEITDVRDGIYYSWAQGVVTTNNTMWDSRYGVHYMYSDDNRLENNLAVDNDVGYALMVSDGLEVVNNTAVRNDGTSGHGILLKDIERSEVRGNVLIENGNGLYVYNTQDSRIAKNLLLRNDVGVHVTAGSGGQEVVANSFIHNADAVTTTTQDLEVWNGTERGNYWSNARTADLDSDGISEVRHRPAGLVEYLETEQPQVAVFAASPAFDAVRLAESSFPVVEAPGIVDQRPLAEPHHDDWRKYADNS, via the coding sequence ATGTCCGCGCCCGGTCGCACCGCCGAACTCGGCTTCCTGCTGGCCGTCGTCGGGATGCTCGTGATGTCGGCGACGGCGCCGTTCGTCGTCGCGGCGCCCGACGCGGACGCCGAGGAGAGCTTCGACCTCGATATCGACCGTTCGTATGAGGCCCCCGAGGTGCCCGAAGAGAGCACCGCGACGGTCGACGGCGAAACCTACGAGACCGCACAGGCCGCCGTCGATGCCGCCGACCCCGGCGAGACGGTCGTCCTCGAAGGCCGGTTCGCCGAGAACCTCTCGATCAACACGAGCGGCGTGACCGTCGCGGCCGGCCCGGAAGGCGCGGCCATCGACGGCGGTGGCGAGGGCAACGTGGTCGTCGTCCGCGGCGAAAGCGTCACCCTCGACGGCCTGTGGATTCGCAACTCCGGCTACGAGGCCGGCGGCGAGGACTCGGGCGTCTACATCGCGAAGACCGCCAACGAGACGACCCTTCGGGGCCTCTACCTCTCGGAGATTACCTTCGGCGTCTGGGTCAACGGCGCCGACGAGGTGACGGTCGCCGACAGCCGCATCGAGGGCCGCGAGGACGTCGAGCGTCGGACCGACCGCGGCAACGGCATCAACCTCTGGGAGACCGAGGACACCGTCATCCACGGCAACGAAATCACCGACGTCCGCGACGGCATCTACTACTCGTGGGCCCAGGGCGTCGTGACGACGAACAACACCATGTGGGACAGCCGCTACGGCGTCCACTACATGTACTCCGACGACAACCGGCTGGAGAACAACCTCGCGGTCGACAACGACGTCGGCTACGCGCTGATGGTCAGCGACGGGCTGGAGGTCGTCAACAACACCGCGGTCCGCAACGACGGCACCAGCGGCCACGGCATCCTGCTGAAGGACATCGAGCGCTCCGAAGTTCGGGGCAACGTCCTCATCGAGAACGGCAACGGCCTCTACGTCTACAACACGCAGGACAGCCGCATCGCGAAGAACCTGCTGTTGCGCAACGACGTCGGGGTCCACGTCACCGCCGGCAGCGGCGGTCAGGAGGTCGTCGCCAACAGCTTCATCCACAACGCCGACGCGGTCACGACGACGACACAGGACCTCGAGGTCTGGAACGGCACCGAGCGCGGCAACTACTGGTCGAACGCCCGGACGGCCGACCTCGATTCGGACGGCATCAGCGAGGTTCGCCACCGGCCCGCGGGGCTGGTCGAGTACCTCGAAACCGAGCAGCCGCAGGTGGCGGTCTTCGCCGCCAGCCCCGCCTTCGACGCGGTCCGACTGGCCGAGAGTTCCTTCCCGGTCGTCGAGGCGCCCGGCATCGTCGACCAGCGGCCGCTGGCCGAACCACACCACGACGACTGGAGGAAATATGCAGATAACAGCTAA
- a CDS encoding ABC transporter permease: MTDDAPREDAENEARPDGGYASGHELVADGGGRRSLRQLVTVAHTEYRLAMRSRWALALTGLFVLFGAMLATFSGSAVGPEGMQRVVASLTSLAVYLVPLAALAFGYDAVVGRDEEGWLEVVFSLPVSRARVVVGTYLGRFVVLAGATVVGFGFVGLLLIREFGTTYWGSFLAFLGGAVAVGAAFLALSLLVSTVAREKTHALGLALLVWVWFVLVHDLLALGVVAAFSLPESALTALVLANPAGVFRVLVLSQLGATAGSGFTAALATTGLSTGLLVASLVAWCVVPVGAAAVLVRRRRV; encoded by the coding sequence ATGACCGACGACGCGCCGAGGGAGGACGCCGAAAACGAGGCCCGCCCCGACGGCGGCTACGCCAGCGGTCACGAACTGGTCGCCGACGGCGGCGGGCGGCGGTCGCTCCGACAGCTCGTGACGGTCGCTCACACCGAATACCGGCTCGCGATGCGGAGCCGCTGGGCGCTGGCGCTGACGGGGCTGTTCGTCCTCTTCGGCGCGATGCTCGCCACCTTCAGCGGGTCGGCGGTCGGCCCCGAAGGCATGCAGCGGGTCGTCGCCAGCCTCACGAGCCTCGCGGTATATCTCGTTCCGCTTGCGGCGCTGGCGTTCGGCTACGACGCCGTCGTCGGCCGCGACGAGGAGGGCTGGCTCGAGGTCGTCTTCTCGCTGCCCGTCTCCCGGGCGCGGGTCGTCGTCGGGACCTACCTCGGCCGCTTCGTCGTCCTCGCGGGCGCGACGGTCGTCGGGTTCGGCTTCGTCGGCCTCCTGTTGATTCGGGAGTTCGGCACCACCTACTGGGGGTCGTTCCTTGCCTTCCTCGGCGGGGCGGTGGCGGTCGGCGCGGCGTTCCTCGCGCTGTCGCTTTTGGTCTCGACGGTCGCCCGCGAGAAGACCCACGCGCTCGGCCTCGCGCTGCTGGTGTGGGTGTGGTTCGTCCTCGTCCACGACCTGCTCGCGCTGGGCGTCGTCGCGGCGTTCTCGCTGCCGGAGTCGGCGCTGACCGCGCTGGTGCTTGCCAACCCGGCCGGCGTCTTCCGGGTGCTGGTGTTGAGCCAACTCGGCGCGACTGCCGGCAGCGGCTTTACCGCCGCGCTGGCGACGACGGGCCTCTCGACGGGCCTGCTGGTCGCCTCGCTGGTGGCGTGGTGTGTCGTTCCGGTCGGTGCGGCCGCGGTCCTCGTCCGCCGCCGGCGGGTCTGA
- a CDS encoding DUF7560 family zinc ribbon protein, translating into MFRCPECGQEIEVNASMREAILSSGCPVCTESVADGCFEKEEA; encoded by the coding sequence ATGTTCAGATGCCCCGAATGCGGGCAGGAAATCGAGGTCAACGCCTCCATGCGAGAGGCGATACTCTCGAGTGGCTGCCCCGTCTGTACCGAATCGGTGGCGGACGGCTGTTTCGAGAAAGAAGAAGCCTAG
- a CDS encoding helix-turn-helix domain-containing protein, whose amino-acid sequence MPLVQLSIELPEQTWVHDVTEDHPEATVRVLAGMPDDDVGFALLEITAPDIEAVLRSMAGHSLLTDIEPLQLGDERALVQIETTAPLLLLSAQASGIPIEPPVVIRDGTADVELRTSHDRLSALGEELDRFGFTYTVESIYDAADPERLLSERQRELILTAVEEGYYDTPRECSLTELAEKVGIAKSTCSETLHRAEGIIVRRFVDKHLSEKPPKLAART is encoded by the coding sequence ATGCCGCTGGTTCAGCTTAGCATCGAGTTGCCCGAGCAAACCTGGGTCCACGACGTCACCGAGGACCATCCCGAGGCGACGGTGCGCGTCCTCGCCGGGATGCCCGACGACGACGTCGGCTTCGCGCTGCTGGAGATTACGGCCCCGGACATCGAGGCCGTCCTCCGGTCGATGGCGGGCCACTCACTTTTGACCGACATCGAACCGCTCCAGTTGGGCGACGAGCGGGCGCTCGTCCAGATCGAAACGACGGCGCCGCTGCTGTTGCTTTCGGCGCAAGCGTCGGGCATCCCCATCGAACCGCCAGTCGTCATCCGGGACGGAACCGCTGACGTCGAACTCCGGACTTCCCACGACCGGCTGTCGGCGCTTGGCGAGGAACTCGACCGCTTCGGCTTCACGTACACCGTCGAGTCGATTTACGACGCCGCCGACCCCGAGCGCCTGCTGTCGGAACGCCAGCGCGAACTGATACTCACCGCCGTCGAGGAGGGGTATTACGACACCCCGCGGGAGTGTTCGTTGACGGAACTCGCCGAAAAGGTCGGTATCGCGAAATCGACCTGTAGCGAGACGCTCCACCGCGCGGAGGGCATCATCGTCCGCCGGTTCGTCGACAAGCACCTCAGCGAGAAACCGCCCAAACTCGCGGCCCGAACATAA
- a CDS encoding ABC transporter ATP-binding protein: MQITANDVRKEYGSVTALDGLSLEIPGGSTFGVLGTNGAGKTTLFKLLVGHDRPDSGRLTVGDREVADAGLQIREHVGYLPEHVGFPSALTGREILEFHARMRGLPNDGRIAEAIEMVGLDVADADRAVSGYSNGMRRRLGLAAAVLPRPSVLVLDEPTAGLDPRGVAEFHEIIDRVRTETGATVVLSSHVLSEIERLCDRVAILDSGRVLASGAVDDLVDTDDVTVRLRPASADRIEALVAAGGEVGTASATNGTVTVRCPVEAVPDLFEATEHIELADVTVDRDGLDAAFHDALGEVNA; this comes from the coding sequence ATGCAGATAACAGCTAACGACGTCCGCAAGGAGTACGGTTCGGTGACGGCCCTCGATGGGCTGTCCCTGGAGATACCCGGGGGGTCGACGTTCGGCGTCCTCGGGACCAACGGCGCCGGCAAGACGACGCTGTTCAAACTGCTCGTCGGCCACGACCGCCCCGATTCCGGGCGGCTGACCGTCGGCGACCGCGAGGTGGCCGACGCCGGCCTGCAGATTCGCGAGCACGTCGGCTACCTGCCGGAACACGTCGGCTTCCCGTCGGCGCTGACCGGCCGGGAGATACTGGAGTTCCACGCGCGGATGCGCGGGCTTCCGAACGACGGCCGCATCGCCGAGGCCATCGAGATGGTCGGCCTCGACGTCGCGGATGCCGACCGCGCCGTCTCCGGGTACTCCAACGGGATGCGGCGCCGCCTCGGCCTCGCGGCGGCGGTTCTACCCCGGCCGTCGGTGCTGGTCCTCGACGAACCGACCGCCGGCCTCGACCCCCGCGGCGTCGCCGAGTTCCACGAGATAATCGACCGCGTCCGGACCGAAACCGGCGCGACGGTCGTCCTCTCGTCGCACGTCCTCTCGGAAATCGAGCGGCTCTGCGACCGCGTCGCCATCCTCGATTCGGGCCGCGTCCTCGCCTCGGGGGCCGTCGACGACCTCGTCGACACCGACGACGTGACGGTTCGACTCCGGCCGGCCAGCGCCGACCGAATCGAGGCCCTCGTCGCGGCCGGCGGCGAGGTCGGCACTGCCTCCGCCACCAACGGTACCGTCACGGTTCGGTGTCCCGTCGAGGCGGTTCCGGACCTCTTCGAGGCGACCGAGCACATCGAACTCGCGGACGTGACCGTCGACCGCGACGGTCTCGATGCGGCGTTCCACGACGCGCTCGGGGAGGTGAACGCATGA
- a CDS encoding pyridoxamine 5'-phosphate oxidase family protein, which translates to MPIDRRTEMTEEETAAFLGRQETGVLALAREDTPYAIPISYGFDADAREFYMRLVSTPESEKREFLDSEPKARLVVYDDIEDTYRSVIAIGDLERIDPEELSVEEIQQYGDAKRPLFEIWPQQKGELEIELYRLAPESLSGRLIEIDREF; encoded by the coding sequence ATGCCAATCGACCGGCGTACGGAGATGACCGAGGAGGAGACGGCCGCGTTCCTCGGTCGGCAGGAAACGGGGGTACTCGCGCTCGCTCGCGAGGACACGCCGTACGCGATTCCCATCTCATACGGCTTCGACGCGGACGCCCGTGAGTTCTACATGCGACTCGTCTCGACGCCCGAAAGCGAGAAACGAGAGTTCCTCGACTCCGAGCCGAAGGCCCGACTGGTCGTCTACGACGACATCGAGGACACCTACCGGAGCGTCATCGCGATCGGCGACCTCGAACGCATCGACCCCGAGGAGTTGTCCGTCGAGGAGATTCAGCAGTACGGTGACGCAAAGCGACCGCTGTTCGAAATCTGGCCACAGCAGAAAGGCGAACTGGAAATCGAACTCTATCGACTGGCTCCGGAATCGCTGAGTGGCCGCCTCATCGAAATCGACCGCGAGTTCTAG
- a CDS encoding MoaD/ThiS family protein yields the protein MSTDESATVERTPDAAPETTVTVRCTGHIRREVGEPDMDYTFEGETLRAFLDAFFEEYDVADMLIAETEEEATAHGWVPEDVEAAGDWAKNPEGEQTRAFARVAINGQFNEHLDGLDTELDDGDRVSLMYPFIFCC from the coding sequence ATGAGTACGGACGAATCGGCGACGGTCGAGCGGACCCCCGACGCCGCGCCGGAGACGACAGTCACCGTTCGCTGTACGGGCCACATCCGCCGCGAGGTCGGCGAACCCGATATGGACTACACCTTCGAGGGCGAGACGCTCCGAGCGTTCCTCGACGCATTCTTCGAGGAGTACGACGTCGCGGACATGCTCATCGCCGAAACCGAGGAGGAGGCGACCGCACACGGGTGGGTGCCCGAGGACGTCGAGGCCGCCGGTGACTGGGCGAAGAACCCCGAGGGCGAACAGACCCGCGCGTTCGCCCGCGTGGCCATCAACGGTCAGTTCAACGAACACCTCGACGGCCTCGATACCGAACTCGACGACGGCGACCGGGTCTCGCTCATGTACCCCTTCATCTTTTGTTGTTGA
- a CDS encoding DUF2249 domain-containing protein gives MSRSTTGGDDEGPEHSEATWRRALDISEDRPIDPLDVRELPPPEPLQETLERVADLDEETVLVQLNDREPQFLYPKLDDRGFEYRTETVGDVALTAIWR, from the coding sequence ATGTCCCGCTCGACCACCGGCGGCGACGACGAGGGGCCGGAACACTCGGAAGCAACGTGGCGGCGCGCACTCGATATCTCCGAGGACCGCCCAATCGACCCGCTGGACGTTCGCGAACTCCCGCCGCCCGAGCCGTTACAGGAGACGCTCGAACGGGTGGCGGACCTCGACGAAGAAACGGTGCTGGTTCAGTTGAACGACCGCGAGCCGCAGTTCCTCTACCCGAAACTCGACGACCGGGGCTTCGAGTACCGGACGGAGACGGTCGGTGACGTGGCGCTGACGGCTATCTGGCGGTAG
- a CDS encoding helix-turn-helix domain-containing protein — protein sequence MTAGIRAEVKVDAAGTCPVVQASVSADAPTYSVSRSVSPESPDRVTEEFMLEADAPEADVELSKVFDYGDKKVYRFSREMGRGCPCEAVETFDTPVIDIRTREGMLYLVFHAAGMEELQSVIGSLQEKYPTVDVQRLLRSEHDRPDENLVFLDRGELTDRQREVLETAHRMGYFDHPKTANAGDVAEELDISRSTLSEHLAAAQSKLLDAVLDE from the coding sequence ATGACAGCGGGGATTCGAGCGGAGGTGAAAGTCGACGCCGCGGGGACGTGTCCGGTCGTCCAGGCCTCCGTCTCGGCGGACGCGCCGACCTACTCCGTCTCCCGGAGCGTCTCCCCCGAATCCCCGGACCGCGTCACCGAGGAGTTCATGCTCGAAGCCGACGCCCCCGAGGCCGACGTCGAACTCTCGAAGGTGTTCGACTACGGCGACAAGAAGGTCTACCGCTTTTCCCGGGAGATGGGCCGTGGCTGTCCCTGTGAGGCCGTCGAGACCTTCGATACGCCCGTCATCGACATCCGGACTCGCGAGGGGATGCTCTATCTCGTTTTCCATGCGGCCGGCATGGAGGAACTCCAGTCGGTCATCGGCTCGCTGCAGGAGAAATACCCGACCGTCGACGTCCAGCGGTTGCTCCGCTCGGAGCACGACCGCCCCGACGAGAACCTCGTCTTCCTCGACCGCGGCGAACTGACCGACCGCCAGCGGGAGGTCCTCGAAACCGCCCACCGGATGGGATATTTCGACCATCCGAAGACCGCCAACGCGGGCGATGTCGCCGAAGAACTCGACATCTCGCGGTCGACCCTCTCGGAACACCTCGCGGCCGCCCAGTCGAAACTGCTGGATGCGGTTCTCGACGAGTGA
- a CDS encoding winged helix-turn-helix domain-containing protein — protein MTSGLSQLSLGDESNGRVGDETVDCERVFTALEDPDCRTLLEETADEALTAQELTDRCDIPRSTTYRKVEMLADAGLLEEQVRLRADGKHASEYRRAFDGLVVSMDAGELEVDLEVSASGPAPIGAD, from the coding sequence ATGACGAGCGGCCTCTCACAACTGTCGCTGGGCGACGAATCGAACGGTCGAGTCGGCGACGAAACCGTCGACTGCGAGCGGGTCTTCACCGCGCTGGAGGACCCCGACTGCCGAACGCTCCTGGAGGAAACCGCCGACGAGGCGCTGACCGCCCAGGAACTCACCGACCGGTGTGACATCCCCCGGTCGACGACGTACCGGAAAGTCGAGATGCTGGCCGATGCCGGCCTGCTCGAAGAGCAGGTCCGCCTGCGGGCCGACGGCAAGCACGCAAGCGAGTACCGCCGCGCCTTCGACGGCCTCGTGGTCTCCATGGACGCCGGCGAACTGGAAGTCGACCTGGAAGTCAGCGCCTCGGGCCCGGCGCCCATCGGAGCCGACTGA